A stretch of DNA from Vulcanisaeta thermophila:
GGTGGTGACCCTCATAGGTTTAACCTGGCGGATGCTGTGTTGATAAAGGACAACCACATATCACTGTATGGGGACCTGGAGGGCTTGGTGAGGCTTGTTAAGTCCAGGGTTAGCTTCACGAAGAAGGTTCAGGTGGAGGTTAGTAATTATGAGGATGCGATCAGGGCTTATAGGGCGGGTGCCGATGCACTGCTCCTAGACAATATGAAGCCCAGTGAGATAGTGCCCATAGTCAATGAATTGAAGGGCAGGGTAATAATAGAGGCCTCCGGGGGTATAACACCAGACAACGTGGTTGATTACGCTAGGACGGGTGTTGACGTGATAAGTAGTGGCTACATAACCCACAGCTCACGCTGGCTTGACTTCTCAATGGATGTTGAGAGGTTAACCTAGGTTTTAATGCACAGTGTTTCTCAACCTCATCATTTGCCCTTCCTCTTTAGTGAGCTTACGTACTCAAGACTATGCCTTGCCAACTCATTTAATGCATGGGGGTTCTCCTTTATGAGGTTATCAACAATGCTTAGGTACCTGGCAACCCTGACGGCATCCGGCGAGATCTCCCTCAATTCCTTACCATCAACAACCACGAAGTGCCTCTTGGGTATGTCCTCATTGAGTATGTACTCGGCCTCGTTAGCCGATGCATGGAGTAATGCGCAGTGCGGGCTTCCATCAATCGAGACTATGGTTAGTGACCTGGGTCTCGAGGACCTGAACATGCTGGCTATTTTACCGTAAAGCGCAGCGTGTTCGCGCTCGGGGCAGGCTAGGAGTACGACTTTTCCCTTGGTGACTTCCTCGTATATCCTGGGGTTCACGAACCTGAGGCATGCGGCTACGATAACAACATCGGCGTTATTAATGGGCTGGGCCTTGACCCAGGTACTCCAGAGCCAAGCCTCATCACTCATTACCCTCACCCGCCACCTTCCTGACCTGCTGCATCACCATCAACATTGGGCAGTAGCCACCGCACATGGTGCAACCCCTGACCCTAGGCTCACCATACTGGGTGTATATTGCCCATGCCCTGTCTGGGTCAATGAGTTTACTAATCATCTCCCTCCACATGAGCCTACCCCTGTAATCACTGACCTCGTTATCCCAAGCCCTGGCGCGCCTCCCCAACTTCACCACGTCGGCCACGTGGGCAGCGATTCTGAAGGCTATGGCGCCCTCCTCAACCTGCTTCGGCGTTGGTAACCCAAGGTGCTCGGCTGGGGTTAGGTAGCAGAGGAGGTCCGCACCTGCGGCGCCAGCCAACGCAGCGCCCATGGCCCCTGCTATATGGTCATAAGGCGCTGCGACGTCAGTGGGTAATGGGCCAAGTACGTAGTAGGGCGCACCTCCCGTTAGCTTCTTCATTAATTTAACGTCCCATATAACCTCATTCAGTGGCATATGGCCAGGTCCCTCAACCATCACCTGAACACCGGCCTTCCTAGCCCTCTTAACCAGCCTCGCGGCCTCAATGAGCTCAGCCACGTGTAACTCATCGTGGGAGTCAGCCGTGGCTCCAGGTCTCAGTGCATCCCCTATGGATATCACGGCATCATACTGGGAGAACAACTCCATGACGTAGTCCCACCTGGCGTGTAGCGGGTTCTCGGCATTATTATGGAGCATCCACCCTATGAGCATATCCCCACCCCTAGACACAACCTTAATGACCCTATCACTCCTCAATGCCCTCAGGGCCAGGTCCCTGGTCAACGCCGCGTGTATTGTCATGAAGGCCACGCCATCCCTTAGGTGCCTCTCTATAACATTGAATAGGTCATCCTCCGTGAAGTAGGCCCCACCACCCCTCTTCTTAAAGGCGTCTATAAATGCCTGGTACGTGGGCACGGTGCCCACGGGCACCTTGGACTCCCTGATAATAGCCCTCCTTATCTCGTCCAAGTCACCACCCGTGGATAAGTCCATGAGCGTGTCGCCCCACTTATTGGCAATTCTCACCTTCTCGAGCTCAGCCTCCAAATCAACGACCTCGCTCGAGGTGCCAATATTCACGTTAACCTTTGTCCTAAGCCCCAGCCCAACCCCGCTGATCCTCTCGGGCTCCTTAATATTCCTTATCACTATTGCCCTCCCCTCGGCAATCCTCCTGCAAAGCTTCAGTTCATCAATACCCTCCATCTTGGCCACGAGCTTAACCTCATCCGTAACCCTACCCTCCCTGCACTCCATCATCAGTGTCCTAGCCATTATAACATTGTTATTATCTTATCATTTAAGTTTTATCATAACGTGAAAGCAATAAAGGGCCCTCATTATGGGGTGTTGAGGCCCATGTTTGGTGTGATAGGCCTTGGTGCCGTGGGCTCGTTACTAACCTACTTCCTAAACAGGGCTGGGTTCGCACCGTACGTAATAACGAGGACTTTACATGAAAGGTACATAGTTAGGTTTAATGGTGACCATGAACTAAGCATTAAATTGGTTCAGGAATTCCCTGACGAGGTTAGGTACTCATTAATTGCTGTTAAGGCGTACGATACAGCGAAGGTAATAGGTAGGATTAAGGGGACGCCTGTGGTTTTCCAGAATGGCATTGGCGGTCTCGAGTTAATAAGGGAGAGGTTGGGTGTTGGTTACGGCGCAGTGGTGACCTACGGCGTCACTAGGCGTGGAAACACCACGGAGGTTAAGGGGTTGGGCGAGATAATAATGCCGAGCGCCCTGGAAGAGTTGGCTGACGTGCTCAGGGGTGGTGGCGCCAATGTGGCGGTTGTGGATGATGTGGAGCCCTTCAGGTGGTTGAAGGTTATTGTTAATGCCGCAATAAACCCAGTAACCGCAATACTCAAGTCCCCAAATGGTGTACTGCTCAGCAGTGAACCGGCTAGGGAGTTGGCCCTGGAGGTGATTAATGAGGGCGTTGCCGTGGTTAGGGCATTAGGTATTAACCTACCCAGGGACCCCGTGGCCGAAACCCTCGACGTGGCCTCCAAAACCAGTAACAACTATTCATCAATGCTCCAGGACTTAATGAATTGTAGGGAGACTGAGGTTGATTACATCAATGGGGCCATTGCCAGGTACGGCAGCCTCCTTGGCATACCCACACCCATAAATAAAACCTTATTATTAATCATAAAAGCCCTGGAGAGTCAATGCTTAAACAAATAATTAAATAATAATAGT
This window harbors:
- a CDS encoding 4Fe-4S ferredoxin — protein: MSDEAWLWSTWVKAQPINNADVVIVAACLRFVNPRIYEEVTKGKVVLLACPEREHAALYGKIASMFRSSRPRSLTIVSIDGSPHCALLHASANEAEYILNEDIPKRHFVVVDGKELREISPDAVRVARYLSIVDNLIKENPHALNELARHSLEYVSSLKRKGK
- the thiC gene encoding phosphomethylpyrimidine synthase ThiC, producing the protein MARTLMMECREGRVTDEVKLVAKMEGIDELKLCRRIAEGRAIVIRNIKEPERISGVGLGLRTKVNVNIGTSSEVVDLEAELEKVRIANKWGDTLMDLSTGGDLDEIRRAIIRESKVPVGTVPTYQAFIDAFKKRGGGAYFTEDDLFNVIERHLRDGVAFMTIHAALTRDLALRALRSDRVIKVVSRGGDMLIGWMLHNNAENPLHARWDYVMELFSQYDAVISIGDALRPGATADSHDELHVAELIEAARLVKRARKAGVQVMVEGPGHMPLNEVIWDVKLMKKLTGGAPYYVLGPLPTDVAAPYDHIAGAMGAALAGAAGADLLCYLTPAEHLGLPTPKQVEEGAIAFRIAAHVADVVKLGRRARAWDNEVSDYRGRLMWREMISKLIDPDRAWAIYTQYGEPRVRGCTMCGGYCPMLMVMQQVRKVAGEGNE
- a CDS encoding ketopantoate reductase family protein — encoded protein: MFGVIGLGAVGSLLTYFLNRAGFAPYVITRTLHERYIVRFNGDHELSIKLVQEFPDEVRYSLIAVKAYDTAKVIGRIKGTPVVFQNGIGGLELIRERLGVGYGAVVTYGVTRRGNTTEVKGLGEIIMPSALEELADVLRGGGANVAVVDDVEPFRWLKVIVNAAINPVTAILKSPNGVLLSSEPARELALEVINEGVAVVRALGINLPRDPVAETLDVASKTSNNYSSMLQDLMNCRETEVDYINGAIARYGSLLGIPTPINKTLLLIIKALESQCLNK